AATTTGTAAATAAAAAACCTCACAGTGATGTGAGGTTTTTTATTATCTGTAATTGACACTCTGATTACATATTTCTTCTGTACTGTCCTCCTACTTCAAACAGTCCGGCTGTTATTTGCCCGAGGGAGCAATACTTGGTGGCATCCATCAATACTTCAAAGATGTTTTCGTTGTTGATGGCCGCATTTTGCAGTGCAGCAATTTGCTCATCTTCTTTGTCCTGATAAGCTTTATGTAAGTTGTGTAATGTTTTGATTTGTTCTTGTTTTTCTTCTTCGGTTGCGCGAATTACTTCGGCCGGTAAAACGGTTGGTGAGCCTTTTGAACTCAGGAACGTATTAACCCCAATGATTGGAAATTCTCCGGTATGTTTCAGGGTTTCGTAGTACAAACTTTCCTCTTGAATTTTACTTCTTTGGTACATGGTTTCCATAGCGCCTAATACACCGCCACGTTCTGTGATACGGTCGAATTCCTGTAGTACGGCATCTTCTACTAAGTCGGTCAACTCCTCTATGATAAATGATCCTTGTATTGGGTTTTCGTTTTTGGCTAACCCTAATTCTTTGTTGATAATTAACTGTATAGCCATGGCTCGACGAACTGATTCCTCAGTTGGCGTTGTAATGGCTTCGTCATACGCATTGGTGTGTAGCGAATTACAGTTATCATAAATGGCGTACAACGCTTGTAACGTGGTACGGATATCATTAAAATCGATTTCCTGCGCATGCAACGAGCGTCCTGAGGTTTGGATGTGGTATTTCAACATCTGAGCTCTTTCGTTGGCGTTGTATTTGTTTTTCATGGCTTTGGCCCAAATCTTACGTGCTACACGACCAATTACGGCATACTCCGGATCGATACCATTGGAGAAAAAGAATGATAAGTTGGGCCCGAAGTCGTTGATGTTCATGCCACGGCTTAAATAGTATTCCACATAAGTGAACCCGTTAGCCAAGGTAAACGCCAACTGTGTAATCGGGTTAGCTCCAGCCTCAGCAATGTGGTAGCCGGAGATAGACACCGAATAGAAATTACGCACATTCTTATCGATAAAATATTCTTGTACGTCACCCATTAAACGGAGTGCGAATTCGGTTGAGAAGATACACGTATTTTGTGCTTGGTCTTCTTTTAAAATATCTGCTTGTACGGTACCACGAACTTGGGTTAACGTCTTTACTTTAATATCTTGGTACACATCAAGTGGCAGCACTTGGTCACCGGTAACTCCCAATAACATCAAGCCTAGACCATTGTTACCGTGTGGTAGTTCACCGTTGTATTTTGGACGAGCTAAACCTTTCTTTTTGAAGATTTCATTGATTTTTTCTTCAACCTCTACTTGCAGGTTGTTCTCTATGATGTACTTTTCACAGTTTTGGTCGATGGCGGCATTCATAAAGAACCCTAACAACATAGGAGCCGGCCCGTTGATGGTCATGGATACCGAAGTCATTGGATGTGTTAAATCGAAACCGGAATATAATTTCTTGGCATCGTCTAGACAGCAGATTGACACTCCGGCGTTTCCGATTTTACCGTAAATATCCGGACGCAAATCAGGGTCGTTACCGTATAAGGTCACACTATCGAAAGCCGTAGACAAACGTTTAGCGGGTAACCCGGCGCTTACATAGTGGAAACGCTTGTTGGTTCTTTCCGGTCCGCCTTCACCGGCAAACATACGAGATGGGTCTTCGCCTTCGCGTTTGAACGGATATAGTCCGGACGCAAACGGGAATTCACCCGGTACGTTTTCCTGTAAGTTCCATTTCAGGATGTCGCCCCAAGCTTGGTATTTGGGTAAGGCTACCTTTGGGATTTGGCTGTGGGATAAACTTTCGGTGTGGGTTTGGATTTTGATTTCCTTGTCGCGCACTTTAAAGCTGTATACCGGATTTTTATATTTGTTTACTTTGTCGTTCCAAGTGAGAATTACTTCCCAATTAAACGGATCTAAGTTCATTTTAACGCGGTCAAATTCTTTAACTAATAAGTTTAAGAATTCTTTGTTATCACTACTAGGGTTTAAACTGTTAGTATCAATTCCAGCTCTGTCAATCTTAATCGATTTTTTGTTTACCGACTCGATGGTTTTGTAGATGCCGTATAACTTTTGAGCTACCTCAACTTGTGTTAAAACTGTTTCATCGTACTTGCGATTGTTCTCGGCAATTTCGGATAAATAGCGTGTTCTGTGGGGTGGAATTACGAATATCTTTTCGCTCATTTCGCGGGTGATTTCGAAGGTCGATTTTAAATCGGCTCCCGTTTTCTCCACTACTTTATCCATGATTCTTTTGTAGAGCGTGTTCATGCCCGGGTCGTTGAACTGCGAGGCGATGGTACCGAATACCGGCATCTCATCCGGATTGACGTCCCACAAATTATGGTTGCGTTGGTATTGCTTTTTCACATCGCGCAGGGCATCTAACGCACCGCGTTTATCGAATTTGTTTAGGGCTACCAAATCGGCAAAATCCAACATATCAATTTTTTCTAATTGGGTGGCCGCACCAAACTCGGGTGTCATTACATATAACGAAACATCCGAATGGTCCATGATTTCGGTATCACTTTGACCAATCCCTGAAGTTTCCAGTATGATGATGTCATACTTCGCTGCTTTCAAGACCTGAATGGCTTCGTTTACATATTTAGACAAGGCCAAATTGGATTGACGGGTTGCCAACGAACGCATGTAAACTCTAGGGTTATTGATAGCGTTCATACGAATACGGTCACCCAGCAAAGCCCCTCCAGTCTTACGTTTTGACGGGTCAACGGATATTAATCCGATAGTTTTTTCTGGGAAATC
Above is a genomic segment from Flavobacterium phycosphaerae containing:
- a CDS encoding methylmalonyl-CoA mutase family protein, giving the protein MEPQIPYIPKNKVRIVTAASLFDGHDAAINIMRRIIQATGVEVIHLGHDRSVEEVVNTAIQEDANAIAMTSYQGGHNEYFKYMHDLLKEKGAGHIKIFGGGGGVILPSEISELHEYGITRIYSPDDGRAMGLQGMINDLVMQSDYPVGDALNGEINHLEEKNPTAIARVISAAENFPDIAKDTLEAIHKKNETTHIPVLGITGTGGAGKSSLVDELVRRFLIDFPEKTIGLISVDPSKRKTGGALLGDRIRMNAINNPRVYMRSLATRQSNLALSKYVNEAIQVLKAAKYDIIILETSGIGQSDTEIMDHSDVSLYVMTPEFGAATQLEKIDMLDFADLVALNKFDKRGALDALRDVKKQYQRNHNLWDVNPDEMPVFGTIASQFNDPGMNTLYKRIMDKVVEKTGADLKSTFEITREMSEKIFVIPPHRTRYLSEIAENNRKYDETVLTQVEVAQKLYGIYKTIESVNKKSIKIDRAGIDTNSLNPSSDNKEFLNLLVKEFDRVKMNLDPFNWEVILTWNDKVNKYKNPVYSFKVRDKEIKIQTHTESLSHSQIPKVALPKYQAWGDILKWNLQENVPGEFPFASGLYPFKREGEDPSRMFAGEGGPERTNKRFHYVSAGLPAKRLSTAFDSVTLYGNDPDLRPDIYGKIGNAGVSICCLDDAKKLYSGFDLTHPMTSVSMTINGPAPMLLGFFMNAAIDQNCEKYIIENNLQVEVEEKINEIFKKKGLARPKYNGELPHGNNGLGLMLLGVTGDQVLPLDVYQDIKVKTLTQVRGTVQADILKEDQAQNTCIFSTEFALRLMGDVQEYFIDKNVRNFYSVSISGYHIAEAGANPITQLAFTLANGFTYVEYYLSRGMNINDFGPNLSFFFSNGIDPEYAVIGRVARKIWAKAMKNKYNANERAQMLKYHIQTSGRSLHAQEIDFNDIRTTLQALYAIYDNCNSLHTNAYDEAITTPTEESVRRAMAIQLIINKELGLAKNENPIQGSFIIEELTDLVEDAVLQEFDRITERGGVLGAMETMYQRSKIQEESLYYETLKHTGEFPIIGVNTFLSSKGSPTVLPAEVIRATEEEKQEQIKTLHNLHKAYQDKEDEQIAALQNAAINNENIFEVLMDATKYCSLGQITAGLFEVGGQYRRNM